A single region of the Cronobacter condimenti 1330 genome encodes:
- a CDS encoding arylamine N-acetyltransferase family protein, producing the protein MAFKRQDYFSRIGFTGEPQPTLATLNALHQCHTATIPFENLDVLLGREILLDDDAIFTKLVEAGRGGYCFEQNALFSRALAECGFAVEALAARVLIADPTAMPPRTHRLVQVTLDGEPWIADVGFGGATLSAPIPLAHGAEIAGSEGRFRIESQQSEFLLLKEEGNDWHALYRFDQARQYPADYLMANHFIAHWPASHFRHHLLAALHPPGQKPLKLLNDRLNVNGESRTLADDAAVFESLQKDFGMRFDHPTHGVSCEAFCAMMAALRRDNP; encoded by the coding sequence ATGGCATTCAAAAGACAGGACTACTTTTCACGTATTGGCTTCACCGGCGAGCCGCAACCGACGCTCGCCACGCTTAACGCGCTGCATCAGTGCCACACTGCAACAATCCCTTTCGAAAACCTTGATGTTTTACTGGGCCGCGAAATCCTGCTGGATGACGACGCCATCTTTACCAAGCTGGTGGAAGCGGGGCGCGGGGGATACTGCTTTGAACAAAACGCGCTGTTTTCACGGGCGCTCGCGGAATGCGGATTTGCCGTTGAAGCGCTGGCAGCGCGCGTATTAATAGCCGACCCGACCGCTATGCCGCCGCGCACCCATCGGCTGGTGCAGGTGACGCTTGATGGCGAGCCGTGGATAGCGGATGTCGGCTTTGGCGGAGCGACGCTCAGCGCGCCTATCCCGCTGGCGCACGGCGCCGAAATCGCAGGGTCAGAAGGGCGGTTTCGTATTGAAAGCCAGCAGAGCGAGTTTTTGTTGCTAAAAGAAGAAGGAAACGACTGGCATGCGCTCTATCGCTTCGATCAGGCGCGTCAGTACCCGGCAGACTACCTGATGGCGAACCACTTTATCGCCCACTGGCCGGCATCGCATTTTCGCCATCATCTTCTGGCGGCGCTGCACCCACCCGGCCAAAAGCCCCTGAAGCTGCTTAACGACCGGCTTAATGTCAATGGCGAGAGCCGCACCCTTGCCGATGACGCGGCGGTCTTTGAATCTCTGCAAAAAGACTTCGGCATGCGTTTCGATCATCCGACACATGGCGTGTCGTGCGAGGCTTTCTGCGCCATGATGGCGGCACTGCGCCGCGATAACCCTTAA
- a CDS encoding ferritin-like domain-containing protein, translating to MTTYEEHYHDWLRDAHAMEKQAEQMLESMASRIEHYPDLKARIEQHIEETRHQLQIIDSVIERNNVSSSVVKDTMSKMTAMGQAVGGMFASDEVVKGAISGYVFEQFEIACYTSLISAAKAVGDEQGVVVFQQILEQEIAMAEWCLKHLPDVTQQFLNRSAAPGVEAKK from the coding sequence ATGACGACATACGAAGAACATTATCATGACTGGCTCCGTGACGCTCATGCAATGGAGAAACAGGCAGAACAGATGCTGGAATCCATGGCGTCCCGTATCGAACACTATCCGGATCTCAAGGCACGTATTGAACAGCACATCGAAGAGACTCGCCACCAGCTGCAAATCATTGATTCCGTTATAGAAAGGAACAATGTTTCCAGCTCCGTCGTGAAAGACACCATGAGCAAAATGACAGCCATGGGCCAGGCGGTTGGCGGCATGTTCGCCTCTGATGAAGTCGTTAAAGGTGCTATCAGCGGCTATGTGTTCGAACAGTTTGAAATCGCCTGCTATACCTCGCTGATTTCTGCCGCAAAAGCGGTAGGCGATGAACAAGGCGTAGTTGTGTTCCAGCAAATTCTGGAGCAGGAAATCGCGATGGCAGAATGGTGCCTGAAACATTTACCGGATGTCACGCAGCAATTCCTTAACCGTTCTGCTGCTCCCGGCGTTGAAGCGAAAAAATAA
- a CDS encoding AraC family transcriptional regulator, giving the protein MDSLSQLITLLAPESSVDLHCRFAGRWQSSHGQRPVGQIPWHAILDGHARLVLHGEVFLARAGDIFLLPHGTPHRLESHQQEGVMATFRRRDKGTVTEMVTDGDDAPLVMLCGEFSTGVSGALLFSGQPAVRHIATGARKDCRSLAALLTMLSDESLSELPGAGAIVRELSSTLLTLVLRALLSDTQEAPGMLPLLADKRLAPAVSAVLANPEQPWTLASMAARCFLSRATFARHFASRYPLTPQGWLSQVRMARAARLLEREPDAIGRIAEACGYLTQSSFSKAFKSVWGVTPGQFRQQRPVD; this is encoded by the coding sequence ATGGATAGCCTCAGCCAGCTCATCACCCTGCTTGCGCCGGAAAGTTCGGTCGATTTGCACTGCCGTTTTGCCGGACGCTGGCAGTCGAGTCATGGGCAACGCCCGGTCGGCCAGATCCCCTGGCATGCCATTCTCGACGGCCATGCCCGGCTTGTGCTGCATGGCGAGGTCTTCCTTGCGCGCGCCGGCGATATTTTTCTGCTGCCCCACGGCACGCCGCACCGGCTGGAGAGTCATCAGCAAGAGGGCGTGATGGCAACGTTTCGGCGTCGTGATAAGGGTACGGTGACGGAAATGGTTACTGATGGCGACGACGCACCACTGGTGATGCTCTGTGGCGAGTTCAGTACGGGGGTGAGCGGCGCGCTGCTCTTTAGCGGGCAGCCTGCCGTGCGGCATATTGCGACAGGCGCGCGGAAGGACTGTCGTTCGCTTGCCGCGCTGTTAACGATGTTGTCTGACGAGAGCCTTAGCGAACTACCCGGTGCGGGCGCCATTGTACGTGAACTCTCATCCACCCTGCTCACGCTGGTGCTGCGCGCCTTATTAAGCGATACGCAGGAGGCGCCTGGCATGTTGCCGCTTCTTGCCGATAAACGGCTCGCGCCGGCGGTGAGCGCTGTACTGGCGAACCCGGAACAGCCCTGGACACTGGCGAGCATGGCCGCACGCTGTTTTCTCTCCCGTGCAACCTTCGCCAGACATTTCGCGAGCCGTTATCCGCTTACGCCGCAAGGCTGGCTCAGTCAGGTACGGATGGCGCGCGCCGCGCGACTGCTGGAACGTGAGCCCGACGCGATTGGGCGAATAGCGGAAGCGTGCGGCTATCTGACCCAGTCCTCGTTCAGTAAGGCGTTTAAGAGCGTGTGGGGAGTGACGCCCGGCCAGTTCCGCCAGCAGCGTCCCGTGGATTAA
- the pptA gene encoding tautomerase PptA, with translation MPHIDVKFFPRDLSDAQQQAFADELTQVIVKHLQSKESSVSVALNEVQPDQWKTQVWDQEIAPNKAHLARKPGYEM, from the coding sequence ATGCCCCATATCGATGTGAAATTTTTCCCGCGCGATCTCAGTGACGCTCAGCAACAGGCCTTCGCCGACGAGTTAACACAGGTCATCGTCAAACATCTGCAGAGCAAAGAGAGTTCAGTCTCGGTAGCGCTTAATGAAGTGCAGCCGGACCAGTGGAAGACACAGGTGTGGGATCAAGAGATTGCGCCCAACAAAGCACATCTGGCGCGTAAACCTGGCTATGAAATGTAA
- the ampC gene encoding class C beta-lactamase encodes MKRQARVLLTMMMVAGSAQAATVAPPDDVIKPLMAHYQIPGMAVAVSVNGEAHYWHYGVASKATRTPVDENTLFEIGSLSKTFTATLAAYAHEEGKLDFSAPANHYLPELKGSALDGVSLLNLATHTSGMPLFVPDTVKNTPQLMAWYRAWQPAQPVGTVRVYSNLGIGLLGMIAANALDKPFSELMEQGLLADFGMTHSYVNVPAAAMKDYAQGYNKDDKPVRVTPGPLDAESYGLKSGSADLLRYLQIQLGEREVSPRWRAALDATHQGYYRSGEFTQGMMWEYYPWPSSPETLLAGNSSQRIMKGLSATVITPPQNAPQAAWYNKTGSTNGFSAYAVFIPEKRIALIMLANKWFPNDDRVKAAYQIVQELEHARP; translated from the coding sequence ATGAAACGTCAGGCACGTGTACTGTTAACGATGATGATGGTCGCCGGGAGCGCGCAGGCCGCGACCGTTGCGCCCCCGGATGACGTAATAAAACCCCTGATGGCGCATTACCAGATCCCGGGCATGGCGGTGGCCGTGTCAGTGAATGGCGAAGCACACTACTGGCATTACGGCGTGGCGTCGAAGGCAACCCGCACGCCGGTGGATGAAAACACGCTCTTTGAGATTGGCTCGCTCAGTAAGACGTTTACCGCGACGCTTGCGGCTTACGCCCATGAAGAAGGTAAGCTCGATTTCAGCGCGCCTGCTAACCACTATCTCCCGGAACTGAAAGGCAGCGCGCTGGATGGCGTCTCGTTGCTGAATCTCGCCACCCATACCTCCGGGATGCCGCTGTTTGTGCCGGATACCGTAAAAAATACGCCGCAACTGATGGCGTGGTACCGTGCCTGGCAGCCAGCACAGCCTGTGGGCACCGTGCGGGTGTACTCAAACCTCGGTATCGGATTGCTTGGAATGATCGCGGCAAACGCGCTGGATAAACCCTTCAGCGAACTGATGGAGCAGGGGCTGCTTGCCGATTTCGGCATGACACACAGTTATGTGAATGTGCCTGCCGCGGCCATGAAAGATTACGCGCAGGGCTATAACAAGGATGATAAACCGGTACGGGTCACGCCCGGCCCGCTGGACGCTGAATCCTACGGGTTAAAATCGGGCAGCGCCGACCTGTTGCGTTATCTGCAGATTCAGCTTGGCGAGCGCGAGGTCTCCCCACGCTGGCGCGCCGCACTTGACGCCACGCACCAGGGCTATTACCGCAGCGGTGAATTTACGCAGGGTATGATGTGGGAATATTATCCGTGGCCGTCATCCCCTGAGACGTTACTTGCCGGCAACAGCAGCCAGCGGATCATGAAAGGGCTTAGCGCGACGGTCATTACGCCGCCGCAAAACGCGCCGCAGGCCGCCTGGTATAATAAAACTGGCTCAACAAACGGATTTTCCGCCTACGCGGTGTTTATTCCCGAAAAGCGCATCGCGCTGATTATGCTCGCCAATAAATGGTTTCCGAATGACGACCGCGTGAAGGCGGCCTACCAGATAGTGCAGGAACTGGAACACGCCCGGCCATAA
- a CDS encoding carboxymuconolactone decarboxylase family protein, with amino-acid sequence MSRLQTIATDAATGKTAQLFDTLKSAMGKVPNAYATIGSNAPEILSQALQHNMALKKGALSARELEAINLVVSETTGCDYCLAAHTLMAKKAGYSAQETRELRAGHFAADAHIDTLLRFVKTVVTTRGTLPESEVTSLRTAGFDDRQVIEILSAISAILFTNMVNRVNDTVVDFPKAE; translated from the coding sequence ATGAGCCGTTTACAGACAATCGCGACCGACGCCGCCACCGGTAAAACCGCCCAACTGTTTGATACGCTGAAAAGCGCGATGGGTAAAGTCCCGAATGCTTACGCCACCATTGGCAGCAACGCACCGGAGATCCTCTCCCAGGCGCTGCAACATAATATGGCGCTTAAAAAAGGTGCGTTGAGCGCCCGGGAGCTTGAGGCCATCAATCTGGTCGTGAGCGAAACCACGGGCTGTGATTACTGTCTCGCCGCGCACACGCTGATGGCGAAAAAGGCCGGGTACAGCGCGCAGGAAACCCGCGAGCTACGCGCCGGGCATTTTGCGGCGGACGCGCATATCGACACGCTACTGCGCTTTGTGAAAACGGTCGTGACGACCCGCGGTACGCTGCCGGAAAGTGAGGTGACTTCACTGCGCACCGCAGGTTTTGACGACCGACAGGTCATTGAGATCCTGAGCGCCATCAGCGCGATTCTCTTTACCAATATGGTGAACCGCGTAAACGACACCGTGGTGGATTTTCCTAAAGCAGAATAA
- a CDS encoding NAD(P)-dependent alcohol dehydrogenase yields MTMKVLGYAAQTAEAPLAPFEFTRRAPRPDDVVLEILYCGVCHSDLHQARNDWGFSQYPIVPGHEIIGRVTAVGSEVKKFKPGDLAGIGCMVDSCRTCDPCRAGLEQYCLEGNIQTYNGIDRHDGELTFGGYSQLILASQDFVLRIPDGVDLKGAAPLLCAGITTWSPLRHWKVGKGSRVAVIGLGGLGHMALKLAHALGAEVTLFTRSPGKEQDARRLGAHHVVISEDEIQMNQVAGHFDVIIDTVPYAHDINPYLATLKIDGTLVFVGLLGDVEPPVSTLPMITGRRTVAGSCIGGIAETQEMLDFCAKHNISADVEVINIQEINEAWERMLKSDVKYRFVIDMASLQQGARLAPITTA; encoded by the coding sequence ATGACGATGAAAGTGCTGGGCTATGCCGCGCAGACCGCCGAGGCGCCGCTGGCCCCCTTTGAATTTACCCGCCGCGCCCCGCGCCCAGATGATGTGGTGCTGGAGATCCTCTACTGCGGCGTCTGCCATTCCGATCTCCATCAGGCCCGCAACGACTGGGGCTTTAGCCAGTATCCAATCGTCCCAGGACACGAAATTATTGGCCGCGTAACGGCGGTCGGCAGTGAGGTGAAAAAATTTAAGCCCGGCGATCTGGCGGGCATCGGCTGTATGGTCGATTCCTGTCGTACCTGTGACCCGTGCCGCGCGGGTCTTGAGCAATACTGCCTTGAGGGCAACATTCAGACTTATAACGGCATCGATCGTCACGACGGGGAACTGACGTTTGGCGGTTATTCGCAACTTATCCTCGCCTCGCAGGATTTCGTGTTGCGTATTCCTGATGGGGTCGATCTCAAAGGCGCCGCGCCGCTGCTCTGTGCCGGGATCACCACCTGGTCGCCGCTGCGACACTGGAAAGTGGGGAAAGGCAGCCGGGTGGCAGTCATTGGTCTTGGCGGGCTTGGTCATATGGCGCTGAAGCTTGCTCATGCCCTGGGCGCGGAGGTAACGCTCTTTACACGTTCGCCTGGCAAAGAGCAGGATGCGCGTCGGCTTGGCGCGCACCACGTGGTTATTTCGGAAGATGAAATACAGATGAACCAGGTGGCGGGACATTTCGATGTGATTATCGATACCGTACCGTATGCGCACGATATCAACCCGTATCTCGCGACACTCAAGATTGACGGTACGCTGGTCTTTGTCGGTTTACTCGGCGATGTCGAACCGCCGGTCAGTACGCTGCCGATGATTACCGGGCGTCGCACGGTCGCGGGGTCCTGCATTGGCGGGATTGCCGAAACGCAGGAGATGCTCGACTTTTGCGCGAAGCACAATATTTCCGCCGACGTCGAAGTAATCAACATTCAGGAAATCAATGAAGCGTGGGAACGGATGCTGAAAAGCGATGTGAAATATCGCTTTGTGATTGATATGGCCTCGCTCCAGCAAGGGGCGCGGCTGGCACCCATCACCACAGCGTAA
- a CDS encoding SDR family NAD(P)-dependent oxidoreductase, which yields MNRFQEKVVVVTGAGSGIGAAAARRFAREGASVVLVGRTKEKLDKVAATLTQGKHLVTPCDVSDPAQVQALAQRVADEFGHVDVLVNNAGVIVQGKIHEIKLEDWETLMGTDLNGVFYCLHAFMPGLLKTKGNVINISSVSGLGGDWGMSVYNAAKGAVTNFTRSLAMDYGADGVRVNAICPGFTFTELTEDMKQDEALLQKFYDRIPMQRAGEPEDIADAIAFLASDDARYITGVNLPVDGGLTASNGQPKQA from the coding sequence ATGAACCGTTTTCAAGAAAAAGTGGTGGTCGTGACAGGTGCCGGGTCAGGAATTGGTGCGGCGGCAGCGCGACGGTTTGCCCGTGAAGGCGCAAGCGTCGTTTTGGTCGGGCGTACTAAAGAGAAGCTGGATAAAGTGGCGGCAACGCTAACCCAGGGCAAACATCTGGTTACGCCTTGCGATGTCTCTGATCCCGCGCAGGTGCAGGCCCTGGCTCAGCGTGTGGCCGATGAATTTGGTCACGTTGATGTGCTGGTGAATAACGCAGGCGTGATCGTGCAGGGGAAAATCCACGAGATTAAGCTTGAGGACTGGGAAACGCTGATGGGCACCGACCTTAATGGCGTCTTCTATTGCCTGCACGCGTTTATGCCAGGTCTGCTGAAGACTAAAGGTAACGTGATTAACATTTCGTCGGTGTCAGGGCTTGGCGGCGACTGGGGCATGAGCGTCTATAACGCGGCGAAAGGCGCTGTCACCAACTTTACGCGGTCGCTGGCGATGGATTACGGCGCCGACGGGGTACGCGTGAATGCTATCTGCCCGGGCTTTACCTTTACTGAGCTGACGGAAGATATGAAGCAGGATGAGGCGCTGCTGCAAAAATTCTACGACCGCATCCCGATGCAGCGTGCGGGCGAGCCGGAGGATATCGCAGATGCTATCGCGTTTCTGGCGAGTGACGACGCCCGTTATATCACTGGCGTGAATCTTCCCGTCGATGGCGGCCTGACGGCGTCAAACGGCCAGCCGAAACAGGCGTAA
- a CDS encoding flavin reductase family protein produces MNDCHSHLAPVSLDKAYRLINHGPTVLVSARHDGVENVMAAAWACGLDFAPPKVTVVIDKIARTRELLERSGTFVLQVPTVAQREMTWQLGTRSLHNEPEKLQHAGATLFQMDGVNAPLVAGCAAWLACELIPEPHNQQQYDLFIGQVTAAWADTRVFRDGRWHFENAPPEMRSLHHFAGGHFYAIGEAFARPDSDI; encoded by the coding sequence ATGAACGACTGTCATTCCCACCTTGCGCCGGTGTCGCTCGATAAAGCGTACCGGCTCATCAATCATGGTCCGACGGTGCTGGTTTCTGCACGTCATGATGGCGTTGAAAACGTCATGGCGGCGGCCTGGGCGTGCGGACTTGATTTTGCGCCGCCTAAAGTCACAGTGGTTATCGATAAGATAGCCCGCACCCGCGAGCTGCTGGAGCGCAGCGGCACGTTTGTGTTGCAGGTGCCGACTGTCGCACAGCGCGAAATGACCTGGCAGTTAGGCACGCGTAGTCTTCATAACGAGCCGGAAAAACTTCAGCATGCAGGTGCAACGCTATTTCAGATGGACGGTGTGAATGCGCCGCTCGTCGCTGGCTGCGCCGCATGGCTTGCCTGCGAGCTGATACCTGAGCCGCATAATCAGCAGCAGTACGATCTTTTTATCGGCCAGGTGACCGCCGCCTGGGCAGATACGCGCGTTTTCCGTGATGGCCGCTGGCATTTTGAGAACGCCCCGCCGGAAATGCGCAGCCTGCATCACTTTGCAGGCGGGCATTTTTACGCTATCGGCGAGGCGTTTGCGCGCCCCGACAGCGACATCTGA
- the ansP gene encoding L-asparagine permease, whose translation MKTTKQNAAEHRAAKRRWLNSHEEGYHKAMGNRQVQMIAIGGAIGTGLFLGAGARLQAAGPSLALVYLVCGIFSFFILRALGELVLHRPSSGSFVSYAREFLGEKASYVAGWMYFVNWAMTGIVDITAVALYMHYWGAFGDVPQWVFALGALAIVGTMNLIGVKWFAEMEFWFALIKVLAIVVFLIVGVVFLGTGKPLDGNATGFHLITDNGGLFPHGLLPALVLVQGVVFAFASIELVGTAAGECKDPQTMVPKAINSVIWRIGLFYVGSVVLLVLLLPWNAYQAGQSPFVTFFSKLGVPYIGDIMNMVVLTAALSSLNSGLYSTGRILRSMSMGGSAPKFMSKMSKSQVPFAGILVTVCVYVVGVFLNYLVPSQVFEIVLNIASLGIISSWAFIVVCQMRLRKAIKEGKADDVAFKLPGAPFTSWLTLLFLATVLVLMAFDYPNGTYTIASVPLIAVLLVAGWFGVRKRVNEIQSTAPQQHPE comes from the coding sequence ATGAAAACAACGAAGCAAAACGCGGCTGAGCATCGCGCTGCGAAAAGACGCTGGTTGAACTCTCATGAAGAGGGTTATCACAAGGCGATGGGCAACCGTCAGGTGCAGATGATAGCGATCGGCGGTGCCATCGGGACCGGCCTGTTCTTAGGCGCAGGCGCACGACTTCAGGCCGCTGGCCCCTCGCTCGCGCTGGTCTATCTCGTGTGCGGCATCTTCTCGTTCTTTATCTTACGCGCGCTGGGCGAACTGGTGCTCCACCGCCCGTCGAGCGGCAGCTTTGTATCTTACGCCCGTGAGTTTCTCGGCGAAAAAGCCTCTTACGTCGCAGGCTGGATGTATTTCGTAAACTGGGCGATGACCGGTATCGTCGATATCACCGCCGTGGCGCTCTATATGCACTACTGGGGCGCGTTTGGCGATGTGCCGCAATGGGTGTTCGCACTTGGCGCGCTGGCGATTGTCGGCACCATGAACCTCATTGGCGTGAAGTGGTTCGCCGAAATGGAGTTCTGGTTCGCGCTGATTAAAGTGCTGGCCATCGTGGTGTTTCTTATCGTGGGCGTGGTGTTTCTTGGTACCGGTAAACCGCTTGACGGCAATGCCACCGGCTTTCATCTGATAACCGACAACGGCGGTCTCTTCCCGCACGGCCTGTTGCCGGCGCTGGTGCTGGTGCAGGGCGTAGTGTTCGCCTTCGCCTCTATCGAGCTGGTCGGTACGGCGGCGGGCGAATGTAAAGATCCGCAGACCATGGTGCCGAAGGCCATCAACAGTGTTATCTGGCGTATCGGCTTGTTCTATGTGGGCTCCGTAGTGCTGCTGGTGCTGCTGCTGCCGTGGAACGCCTACCAGGCAGGACAAAGCCCGTTTGTGACCTTTTTCTCCAAACTCGGCGTGCCGTATATCGGCGACATCATGAACATGGTGGTGCTGACCGCCGCGCTCTCAAGCCTCAACTCTGGCCTTTACTCCACCGGCCGTATCCTGCGCTCGATGTCGATGGGCGGCTCTGCGCCGAAGTTTATGTCGAAGATGAGCAAATCGCAGGTGCCGTTTGCAGGCATTCTGGTGACGGTCTGTGTTTACGTCGTCGGCGTATTCCTGAACTATCTGGTGCCTTCGCAGGTGTTTGAGATTGTCCTGAACATCGCGTCGCTCGGCATTATCTCTTCCTGGGCCTTTATCGTGGTCTGCCAGATGCGTCTTCGCAAAGCCATCAAAGAAGGCAAGGCCGATGACGTGGCCTTTAAGCTGCCGGGCGCGCCGTTTACCTCCTGGCTGACGCTGCTGTTCCTCGCCACCGTCCTGGTGCTGATGGCATTCGATTACCCGAATGGCACTTACACCATCGCTTCTGTTCCGCTCATCGCCGTGCTGCTGGTAGCGGGCTGGTTTGGCGTGCGCAAGCGTGTGAATGAAATTCAAAGCACCGCGCCGCAGCAACATCCGGAATAA
- a CDS encoding manganese catalase family protein, with the protein MFRHVKQLQYTVRVAGPNPGLANLLLEQFGGPQGELAAATRYFTQGLGDEDPARKEMLMDIATEELSHLEIIGSLVGMLNKGAKGDLAEATESEGELYRSITGAGNDSHLTQVLYGGGPPLTNSAGVPWTAAYIDTIGEITADLRSNIAAEARAKIIYERLINLTDDPGVKDALGFLMTREVAHMLSFEKALYSIRNNFPPGKLPPVEQYTNVYYNMSKGDDLRGSWNSDENFEYVADPQPAVNGGDGMIDIQLSPDQQASVLNMAQRLQSDPGINPVTGAEMGASVPPVERQSKKPFEKK; encoded by the coding sequence ATGTTCCGACATGTAAAACAACTGCAATATACGGTCCGCGTCGCGGGACCGAATCCGGGTCTGGCAAATTTATTGCTGGAGCAATTTGGTGGTCCGCAAGGCGAACTTGCCGCCGCTACCCGCTATTTCACCCAGGGCCTGGGTGATGAAGATCCGGCACGTAAAGAAATGCTGATGGATATCGCGACAGAAGAACTGAGCCATCTGGAAATTATCGGTTCCCTTGTGGGGATGCTCAACAAAGGCGCCAAAGGCGATCTGGCGGAAGCGACGGAATCGGAAGGCGAATTGTATCGCTCGATAACCGGCGCGGGGAACGACAGTCATCTGACCCAGGTGCTCTACGGAGGCGGTCCACCGCTGACCAACTCTGCCGGTGTGCCCTGGACGGCCGCGTATATCGATACGATCGGCGAAATCACGGCAGATCTGCGCTCGAACATCGCGGCGGAAGCTCGCGCGAAGATTATCTATGAGCGTCTGATTAACCTGACGGATGACCCGGGTGTGAAAGATGCGCTGGGCTTCCTGATGACCCGTGAAGTCGCCCATATGCTGTCCTTCGAGAAAGCCCTCTACTCTATTCGTAATAACTTCCCGCCGGGCAAACTGCCGCCGGTGGAACAGTACACGAATGTTTACTACAACATGTCTAAAGGCGATGACCTGCGCGGCAGCTGGAACAGCGATGAGAACTTCGAATACGTCGCCGATCCGCAACCGGCAGTGAACGGAGGTGACGGTATGATTGATATTCAGCTTTCGCCGGATCAGCAGGCAAGCGTGCTTAATATGGCGCAGCGTCTTCAGTCCGATCCGGGTATCAACCCGGTGACCGGTGCAGAGATGGGCGCGTCCGTACCGCCTGTTGAACGCCAGTCAAAAAAACCATTTGAGAAAAAGTAA
- a CDS encoding TfoX/Sxy family protein, with the protein MQVSREYVTFILDQLAPLGAVETRRMFGCVALFQAGRMFALVDGDAQLYIKADEKNRAQFIAAGFPPFTYVTTRRSGGQQEVALGYYRLPEELVEDNHELLRWAREGTDAARRAPEKKPRKTAHKNSDSAKTNDNTPH; encoded by the coding sequence ATGCAGGTTTCTCGTGAATACGTCACGTTTATACTCGATCAACTCGCGCCGCTCGGCGCAGTGGAAACTCGCCGTATGTTTGGCTGCGTGGCGCTGTTTCAGGCGGGCAGGATGTTTGCGCTGGTGGATGGTGATGCGCAGCTCTATATCAAGGCTGATGAGAAGAACCGCGCGCAGTTTATTGCAGCGGGCTTCCCGCCCTTTACCTATGTCACGACCCGTCGCAGCGGCGGTCAGCAGGAGGTGGCGCTCGGTTACTACCGCCTCCCTGAAGAGCTGGTGGAGGATAATCACGAACTGTTGCGTTGGGCGCGGGAAGGAACAGACGCTGCACGCCGCGCGCCCGAGAAAAAACCGCGTAAAACCGCGCATAAAAACTCTGATTCCGCTAAAACGAACGACAATACGCCGCATTAG
- the nfsB gene encoding oxygen-insensitive NAD(P)H nitroreductase has translation MNLNDIIRTRHTSKAYDNSRKLTTEQQQQLLDLLRFSPSSVNSQPWHFFAVTSDEGKARILPALMDANQVKASNAAMTVVFTIKEELNEAHLLQLLEKEQQDGRYPNEEARAGNDKGRRYFVGLNSETPEQQREWMTRQAYLALGFLLLGAAAMGLDATPIEGFHPEKMDEVLGLKEKGLRSVVVATIGYRSDADFNATLPKSRLDQDVVITQL, from the coding sequence ATGAACCTTAACGACATTATTCGCACACGCCATACCAGCAAAGCCTATGACAACAGCCGTAAGCTGACGACAGAACAGCAACAACAACTGCTGGATCTGCTGCGCTTTAGCCCTTCCTCTGTGAACTCGCAGCCGTGGCATTTCTTTGCCGTCACCAGCGATGAAGGCAAAGCCCGCATCCTGCCTGCGCTCATGGACGCAAACCAGGTCAAAGCAAGCAACGCCGCCATGACCGTGGTATTCACCATCAAAGAAGAGCTGAACGAAGCGCATCTGCTGCAACTGCTTGAAAAAGAACAGCAGGATGGCCGTTACCCGAACGAAGAAGCCCGCGCCGGCAATGATAAAGGCCGCCGCTATTTTGTGGGCCTGAACAGTGAAACCCCGGAACAGCAGCGCGAGTGGATGACCCGCCAGGCCTATCTCGCCCTCGGCTTCCTGCTGCTGGGCGCGGCCGCGATGGGCCTTGATGCAACCCCTATCGAAGGTTTCCACCCGGAGAAAATGGACGAGGTGCTGGGGCTTAAAGAAAAAGGCCTGCGCAGCGTGGTCGTGGCGACGATTGGTTATCGCAGCGATGCCGATTTCAATGCCACCCTGCCGAAATCCCGCCTGGATCAGGATGTGGTTATCACGCAGCTTTAA